A window of Notolabrus celidotus isolate fNotCel1 chromosome 11, fNotCel1.pri, whole genome shotgun sequence contains these coding sequences:
- the ccdc30 gene encoding coiled-coil domain-containing protein 30 isoform X1, giving the protein MTMDHDKVRTEGDSGPLGASVEKQQCQLCQQLLDSEAKLQSSIQELQTIRTQQANEMQEVESYVAHIRGLLEERECLTADYERDNEHLRQDLHRIRQQQESQSKELAEMLAQEDLGEIGLSSPSEQVAYLLVERATLLERLEAVERRLEGQSLTDDLREVHHQEHIRHTMGEELRQQRDDMQNTIDNIKCSSQSPWKKLFGLRKSGQSKHNITPAHSEEISREKNERQRLERDLEEASRRLAMAHQDIRRLTNELDAATNNNLDPSGSELQGTVQEVENLRKEVDKLKHCDMMKLQRAKEQNDRLDVENRALRERVRTLDSEKKNLQAQLEVNQEDPKSKSINSEPPNNNQFGLSEGDKDCIHKRCREAMEDGIVQVKELQRQLQRLRKQQEELEERNEELEALLGEAQNSSKEERHRHEGELEGLHRRIKGLEAELKKYVAPEKIMKNGEDVKATESYLQLHLRDSSQERLALLEARLTEEKDWRKQLEVDLSAAQAALKKDKEALQISEQERKKLRLEVNSRQMECQQGKTIIKSLTQVKGEKAVLEEKVAQMERAQSRLHSELQSYKDSNRTQGDLKENRHQMEQLQEQADRLTAELSSLHTAHSTLREEMVTERLQTAELQARLSFSVQEKLTAEGEKERLKLEIQRLKEQLKWHEEQLSSSKEALMSRKEPELHTAHVESRLSPVERTKDEYSDQLVVFRQELNQIQSKSEEERQLASQHQLALQAQVNEAQAHIKSQDLVLSQKGEEAKQMKQDLQRAQSLFSSAERELRYEKEKNMDVKKHNTLLDQEKLKLCAELKQVQTKLIQVEQGLQSQVADCEHQQQKIRELELDLARNSTTRSTTTSLQEELQAERARLIAADKKVLELQQQLKNAQHQLRVEEARAGESSRLERDSRDLSDTLSALRAKQQEEHITRKLLEQREEELQQQLRSLRLTEASMTRTNAELSHRAQQLETRLAILEAELSKAREEARESQKSRKKMQEDLGSSQQECDRLQGELQQVLLQLDSYVRKYNEKQSQHKSKLRQAKQIFLKATAQRDRIIQKLENDLVLASSLSHKEKERINTVTEENEKLLEERRELLRKINEAEEMGSKGMRSASTAQYRVNVLEMENRQLQDRTLKLSNQVSSLERALRNVQSYYSVENVKKVLPSEKLCDGILHTSSLSLTSGSCDPLDILDAICRVKVEDRLVEATQGSVSAHQPSEQGYLNVTSPLAPPDTKGTEESTNDTDQGMQFRRKILDTVIK; this is encoded by the exons ATGACCATGGATCATGACAAG GTACGAACAGAGGGTGATAGCGGCCCTCTGGGGGCCAGTGTTGAGAAGCAGCAGTGCCAACTCTGTCAGCAGCTGCTCGACAGTGAGGCAAAGCTGCAGTCTAGCATCCAGGAGCTGCAGACCATACGTACCCAGCAGGCCAATGAGATGCAGGAG GTGGAGAGCTATGTTGCACATATTCGTGGGCTACTGGAAGAGCGTGAATGTCTGACAGCTGATTATGAGAGAGACAATGAACACTTGAGACAAGACCTTCACCGGATCAGACAACAACAGG AGAGTCAGAGCAAGGAGCTGGCAGAGATGTTGGCTCAGGAGGACCTTGGGGAAATTGGTTTGAGCAGTCCCAGTGAGCAAGTGGCTTACTTACTGGTGGAGAGGGCCACTTTACTGGAGAGGCTGGAGGCAGTTGAAAGGAGACTGGAGGGTCAGAGCCTCACTGACGACCTAAGGGAGGTTCATCACCAG GAACATATCCGCCACACGATGGGGGAGGAGCTGAGGCAGCAGAGGGATGATATGCAGAACACAATAGATAACATAAAG TGTTCATCCCAGAGTCCATGGAAGAAGTTGTTTGGGCTGCGAAAGTCTGGTCAGAGCAAACACAATATTACCCCT GCACACAGCGAGGAGATTTCCCGTGAGAAAAATGAGCGCCAGCGACTGGAGCGAGACCTTGAAGAAGCATCCAGGAGGCTGGCAATGGCTCATCAGGATATCCGCAGACTCACCAATGAGCTGGATGCTGCCACGAACAACAACTTGGATCCAAGTG GATCTGAGCTACAGGGAACGGTCCAAGAAGTAGAGAACCTGAGGAAGGAAGTGGACAAACTGAAGCACTGTG ATATGATGAAGCTGCAGCGAGCCAAAGAGCAAAATGACAGACTCGATGTAGAGAACAGAGCTCTGAGAGAGAGGGTTCGCACTTTAGACTCTGAAAAGAAAAACCTCCAGGCTCAG TTGGAAGTCAACCAAGAGGATCCAAAGTCCAAGAGCATTAACAGTGAACCACCGAACAACAATCAGTTTGGCTTGTCAGAAGGAGACAAAGACTGCATTCACAAACG gtGTCGTGAGGCAATGGAAGACGGAATTGTACAGGTGAAAGAGCTGCAACGGCAACTCCAAAGGCTCCGCAAGCAACaagaagagctggaggagaggaacGAGGAGCTGGAGGCTCTGCTAGGGGAGGCCCAAAACTCCAGCAAGGAGGAGAGACACCGCCATGAGGGAGAACTGGAAGGACTACACAGGAGG ATTAAAGGCCTGGAGGCAGAGCTGAAGAAATATGTAGCCCCAGAAAAAATTATGAAGAATGGAGAAGATGTAAAAGCCACTGAATCCTACTTACAACTG CACCTAAGAGACAGCAGTCAGGAGAGACTGGCACTGCTCGAGGCTCGTCTGACAGAAGAGAAGGATTGGAGGAAACAGCTGGAAGTAGACCTCAGTGCTGCCCAGGCCGCCCTCAAAAAAGACAAGGAG GCTTTGCAGATCAGTGAGCAAGAGCGGAAGAAGCTAAGACTCGAGGTCAACAGCCGTCAGATGGAATGCCAACAAGGGAAAACCATCATCAAGAGCCTCACTCAAGTCAAAGGGGAGAAGGCCGTTCTGGAGGAAAAG GTGGCTCAGATGGAGCGTGCCCAGAGCCGGCTGCATAGCGAGCTGCAAAGCTACAAGGATAGTAATCGGACCCAGGGGGACCTCAAGGAAAATAGGCATCAGATGGAGCAGCTGCAGGAGCAGGCCGACAGGCTGACTGCTGAACTCAGCAGCCTCCATACAGCACACAGCACCTTGAG ggAAGAGATGGTTACTGAGCGGCTGCAGACGGCCGAGCTCCAGGCCAGGCTGAGCTTCAGCGTTCAGGAGAAGCTGACAgctgagggagaaaaagagagactgaAGCTGGAGATCCAGCGCCTTAAAGAGCAGCTCAAGTGGCATGAGGAGCAGCTGTCATCATCAAAGGAAGCACTTATGAGCAGAAAAGAGCCTGAACTGCACACAGCTCACGTAGAATCCAGGCTGAGTCCAGTGGAGAGGACCAAGGATGAGTACTCGGATCAG cTTGTAGTTTTCAGGCAGGAGCTGAACCAAATACAATCCAAGTCTGAGGAGGAGCGTCAGCTGGCATCACAGCACCAACTGGCCCTGCAGGCTCAGGTCAATGAAGCCCAGGCACATATCAAG TCCCAAGACTTAGTGCTGAGccagaaaggagaggaggccAAGCAGATGAAGCAGGACCTGCAGAGGGCACAGAGCCTTTTCAGTTCAGCAGAGCGAGAGCTGCGCTACGAGAAGGAGAAGAACATGGACGTGAAGAAACACAACACCCTGTTGGACCAGGAAAAACTAAAG CTTTGTGCGGAGCTGAAGCAGGTCCAGACCAAGCTGATCCAGGTGGAGCAGGGCCTCCAGTCTCAAGTGGCTGACTGTGAACATCAGCAGCAGAAAATCAGGGAACTAGAATTGGACCTTGCACGTAACTCAACAACCCGCAGTACCACCACTAGTTTGCAAGAGGAGCTGCAGGCGGAGAGGGCACGGCTGATTGCTGCTGACAAGAAG GTgttggagctgcagcagcagcttaaGAATGCCCAGCACCAGCTGCGCGTGGAGGAAGCTCGGGCAGGCGAGAGCAGTCGTCTGGAGAGAGACAGCCGGGATCTGTCTGATACCTTATCAGCCCTCAGAGCcaagcagcaggaggagcacatCACCAG GAAGCTGTTAGAGCAGcgagaggaggagctgcagcagcagttgcGTTCCCTCAGGCTGACGGAGGCTTCTATGACCCGGACAAATGCAGAGCTCAGCCACCGTGCTCAACAGCTGGAAACACGTCTGGCCATCCTGGAGGCTGAGCTTAGCAAGGCCAGAGAAGAG GCGAGAGAAAGCCAGAAGTCCAGAAAGAAAATGCAGGAAGACTTGGGGTCCAGTCAGCAGGAGTGTGACAGACTGCAGGGGGAGCTGCAGCAAGTTCTCCTACAGCTGGACTCGTATGTCAG GAAGTACAATGAAAAGCAGAGTCAGCATAAGAGCAAGCTGCGTCAGGCAAAGCAGATCTTCCTCAAGGCCACTGCACAAAGGGACCGCATCATCCAGAAACTGGAGAATGACCTGGTGCTGGCCTCCAGCCTCTCACACAAG gagaaggagaggatcaACACAGTGACAGAGGAGAATGAAAAGcttttggaggagaggagggagcttTTGCGGAAGATAAACGAGGCAGAAGAGATGGGGAGCAAAGGCATGAGGAGCGCCTCCACTGCTCAATACAG AGTCAACGTCTTGGAAATGGAAAACAGACAACTCCAGGATCGAACCCTAAAGCTCtccaatcaagtcagctcacTGGAGCGTGCCCTGAGGAACGTCCAGTCATACTACAGTGTTGAG AATGTAAAGAAAGTTCTCCCTTCTGAGAAGCTCTGCGATGGCATCCTGCACACGTCTTCACTCAG TCTGACCTCGGGTTCATGTGACCCGCTGGACATCCTGGATGCAATCTGTCGAGTGAAGGTGGAAGACCGTTTGGTGGAGGCTACTCAAGGGTCTGTCTCAGCACACCAACCATCAGAGCAGGGCTACCTGAATGTCACCTCCCCATTGGCTCCTCCAGACACTAAGGGAACAGAGGAGAGCACTAATGACACTGACCAG ggcATGCAATTCAGGAGAAAGATTTTGGATACTGTTATCAAGTAA
- the ccdc30 gene encoding coiled-coil domain-containing protein 30 isoform X3: MTMDHDKVRTEGDSGPLGASVEKQQCQLCQQLLDSEAKLQSSIQELQTIRTQQANEMQEVESYVAHIRGLLEERECLTADYERDNEHLRQDLHRIRQQQESQSKELAEMLAQEDLGEIGLSSPSEQVAYLLVERATLLERLEAVERRLEGQSLTDDLREVHHQEHIRHTMGEELRQQRDDMQNTIDNIKCSSQSPWKKLFGLRKSGQSKHNITPAHSEEISREKNERQRLERDLEEASRRLAMAHQDIRRLTNELDAATNNNLDPSDMMKLQRAKEQNDRLDVENRALRERVRTLDSEKKNLQAQLEVNQEDPKSKSINSEPPNNNQFGLSEGDKDCIHKRCREAMEDGIVQVKELQRQLQRLRKQQEELEERNEELEALLGEAQNSSKEERHRHEGELEGLHRRIKGLEAELKKYVAPEKIMKNGEDVKATESYLQLHLRDSSQERLALLEARLTEEKDWRKQLEVDLSAAQAALKKDKEALQISEQERKKLRLEVNSRQMECQQGKTIIKSLTQVKGEKAVLEEKVAQMERAQSRLHSELQSYKDSNRTQGDLKENRHQMEQLQEQADRLTAELSSLHTAHSTLREEMVTERLQTAELQARLSFSVQEKLTAEGEKERLKLEIQRLKEQLKWHEEQLSSSKEALMSRKEPELHTAHVESRLSPVERTKDEYSDQLVVFRQELNQIQSKSEEERQLASQHQLALQAQVNEAQAHIKSQDLVLSQKGEEAKQMKQDLQRAQSLFSSAERELRYEKEKNMDVKKHNTLLDQEKLKLCAELKQVQTKLIQVEQGLQSQVADCEHQQQKIRELELDLARNSTTRSTTTSLQEELQAERARLIAADKKVLELQQQLKNAQHQLRVEEARAGESSRLERDSRDLSDTLSALRAKQQEEHITRKLLEQREEELQQQLRSLRLTEASMTRTNAELSHRAQQLETRLAILEAELSKAREEARESQKSRKKMQEDLGSSQQECDRLQGELQQVLLQLDSYVRKYNEKQSQHKSKLRQAKQIFLKATAQRDRIIQKLENDLVLASSLSHKEKERINTVTEENEKLLEERRELLRKINEAEEMGSKGMRSASTAQYRVNVLEMENRQLQDRTLKLSNQVSSLERALRNVQSYYSVENVKKVLPSEKLCDGILHTSSLSLTSGSCDPLDILDAICRVKVEDRLVEATQGSVSAHQPSEQGYLNVTSPLAPPDTKGTEESTNDTDQGMQFRRKILDTVIK, translated from the exons ATGACCATGGATCATGACAAG GTACGAACAGAGGGTGATAGCGGCCCTCTGGGGGCCAGTGTTGAGAAGCAGCAGTGCCAACTCTGTCAGCAGCTGCTCGACAGTGAGGCAAAGCTGCAGTCTAGCATCCAGGAGCTGCAGACCATACGTACCCAGCAGGCCAATGAGATGCAGGAG GTGGAGAGCTATGTTGCACATATTCGTGGGCTACTGGAAGAGCGTGAATGTCTGACAGCTGATTATGAGAGAGACAATGAACACTTGAGACAAGACCTTCACCGGATCAGACAACAACAGG AGAGTCAGAGCAAGGAGCTGGCAGAGATGTTGGCTCAGGAGGACCTTGGGGAAATTGGTTTGAGCAGTCCCAGTGAGCAAGTGGCTTACTTACTGGTGGAGAGGGCCACTTTACTGGAGAGGCTGGAGGCAGTTGAAAGGAGACTGGAGGGTCAGAGCCTCACTGACGACCTAAGGGAGGTTCATCACCAG GAACATATCCGCCACACGATGGGGGAGGAGCTGAGGCAGCAGAGGGATGATATGCAGAACACAATAGATAACATAAAG TGTTCATCCCAGAGTCCATGGAAGAAGTTGTTTGGGCTGCGAAAGTCTGGTCAGAGCAAACACAATATTACCCCT GCACACAGCGAGGAGATTTCCCGTGAGAAAAATGAGCGCCAGCGACTGGAGCGAGACCTTGAAGAAGCATCCAGGAGGCTGGCAATGGCTCATCAGGATATCCGCAGACTCACCAATGAGCTGGATGCTGCCACGAACAACAACTTGGATCCAAGTG ATATGATGAAGCTGCAGCGAGCCAAAGAGCAAAATGACAGACTCGATGTAGAGAACAGAGCTCTGAGAGAGAGGGTTCGCACTTTAGACTCTGAAAAGAAAAACCTCCAGGCTCAG TTGGAAGTCAACCAAGAGGATCCAAAGTCCAAGAGCATTAACAGTGAACCACCGAACAACAATCAGTTTGGCTTGTCAGAAGGAGACAAAGACTGCATTCACAAACG gtGTCGTGAGGCAATGGAAGACGGAATTGTACAGGTGAAAGAGCTGCAACGGCAACTCCAAAGGCTCCGCAAGCAACaagaagagctggaggagaggaacGAGGAGCTGGAGGCTCTGCTAGGGGAGGCCCAAAACTCCAGCAAGGAGGAGAGACACCGCCATGAGGGAGAACTGGAAGGACTACACAGGAGG ATTAAAGGCCTGGAGGCAGAGCTGAAGAAATATGTAGCCCCAGAAAAAATTATGAAGAATGGAGAAGATGTAAAAGCCACTGAATCCTACTTACAACTG CACCTAAGAGACAGCAGTCAGGAGAGACTGGCACTGCTCGAGGCTCGTCTGACAGAAGAGAAGGATTGGAGGAAACAGCTGGAAGTAGACCTCAGTGCTGCCCAGGCCGCCCTCAAAAAAGACAAGGAG GCTTTGCAGATCAGTGAGCAAGAGCGGAAGAAGCTAAGACTCGAGGTCAACAGCCGTCAGATGGAATGCCAACAAGGGAAAACCATCATCAAGAGCCTCACTCAAGTCAAAGGGGAGAAGGCCGTTCTGGAGGAAAAG GTGGCTCAGATGGAGCGTGCCCAGAGCCGGCTGCATAGCGAGCTGCAAAGCTACAAGGATAGTAATCGGACCCAGGGGGACCTCAAGGAAAATAGGCATCAGATGGAGCAGCTGCAGGAGCAGGCCGACAGGCTGACTGCTGAACTCAGCAGCCTCCATACAGCACACAGCACCTTGAG ggAAGAGATGGTTACTGAGCGGCTGCAGACGGCCGAGCTCCAGGCCAGGCTGAGCTTCAGCGTTCAGGAGAAGCTGACAgctgagggagaaaaagagagactgaAGCTGGAGATCCAGCGCCTTAAAGAGCAGCTCAAGTGGCATGAGGAGCAGCTGTCATCATCAAAGGAAGCACTTATGAGCAGAAAAGAGCCTGAACTGCACACAGCTCACGTAGAATCCAGGCTGAGTCCAGTGGAGAGGACCAAGGATGAGTACTCGGATCAG cTTGTAGTTTTCAGGCAGGAGCTGAACCAAATACAATCCAAGTCTGAGGAGGAGCGTCAGCTGGCATCACAGCACCAACTGGCCCTGCAGGCTCAGGTCAATGAAGCCCAGGCACATATCAAG TCCCAAGACTTAGTGCTGAGccagaaaggagaggaggccAAGCAGATGAAGCAGGACCTGCAGAGGGCACAGAGCCTTTTCAGTTCAGCAGAGCGAGAGCTGCGCTACGAGAAGGAGAAGAACATGGACGTGAAGAAACACAACACCCTGTTGGACCAGGAAAAACTAAAG CTTTGTGCGGAGCTGAAGCAGGTCCAGACCAAGCTGATCCAGGTGGAGCAGGGCCTCCAGTCTCAAGTGGCTGACTGTGAACATCAGCAGCAGAAAATCAGGGAACTAGAATTGGACCTTGCACGTAACTCAACAACCCGCAGTACCACCACTAGTTTGCAAGAGGAGCTGCAGGCGGAGAGGGCACGGCTGATTGCTGCTGACAAGAAG GTgttggagctgcagcagcagcttaaGAATGCCCAGCACCAGCTGCGCGTGGAGGAAGCTCGGGCAGGCGAGAGCAGTCGTCTGGAGAGAGACAGCCGGGATCTGTCTGATACCTTATCAGCCCTCAGAGCcaagcagcaggaggagcacatCACCAG GAAGCTGTTAGAGCAGcgagaggaggagctgcagcagcagttgcGTTCCCTCAGGCTGACGGAGGCTTCTATGACCCGGACAAATGCAGAGCTCAGCCACCGTGCTCAACAGCTGGAAACACGTCTGGCCATCCTGGAGGCTGAGCTTAGCAAGGCCAGAGAAGAG GCGAGAGAAAGCCAGAAGTCCAGAAAGAAAATGCAGGAAGACTTGGGGTCCAGTCAGCAGGAGTGTGACAGACTGCAGGGGGAGCTGCAGCAAGTTCTCCTACAGCTGGACTCGTATGTCAG GAAGTACAATGAAAAGCAGAGTCAGCATAAGAGCAAGCTGCGTCAGGCAAAGCAGATCTTCCTCAAGGCCACTGCACAAAGGGACCGCATCATCCAGAAACTGGAGAATGACCTGGTGCTGGCCTCCAGCCTCTCACACAAG gagaaggagaggatcaACACAGTGACAGAGGAGAATGAAAAGcttttggaggagaggagggagcttTTGCGGAAGATAAACGAGGCAGAAGAGATGGGGAGCAAAGGCATGAGGAGCGCCTCCACTGCTCAATACAG AGTCAACGTCTTGGAAATGGAAAACAGACAACTCCAGGATCGAACCCTAAAGCTCtccaatcaagtcagctcacTGGAGCGTGCCCTGAGGAACGTCCAGTCATACTACAGTGTTGAG AATGTAAAGAAAGTTCTCCCTTCTGAGAAGCTCTGCGATGGCATCCTGCACACGTCTTCACTCAG TCTGACCTCGGGTTCATGTGACCCGCTGGACATCCTGGATGCAATCTGTCGAGTGAAGGTGGAAGACCGTTTGGTGGAGGCTACTCAAGGGTCTGTCTCAGCACACCAACCATCAGAGCAGGGCTACCTGAATGTCACCTCCCCATTGGCTCCTCCAGACACTAAGGGAACAGAGGAGAGCACTAATGACACTGACCAG ggcATGCAATTCAGGAGAAAGATTTTGGATACTGTTATCAAGTAA
- the ccdc30 gene encoding coiled-coil domain-containing protein 30 isoform X6: protein MTMDHDKVRTEGDSGPLGASVEKQQCQLCQQLLDSEAKLQSSIQELQTIRTQQANEMQEVESYVAHIRGLLEERECLTADYERDNEHLRQDLHRIRQQQESQSKELAEMLAQEDLGEIGLSSPSEQVAYLLVERATLLERLEAVERRLEGQSLTDDLREVHHQEHIRHTMGEELRQQRDDMQNTIDNIKAHSEEISREKNERQRLERDLEEASRRLAMAHQDIRRLTNELDAATNNNLDPSDMMKLQRAKEQNDRLDVENRALRERVRTLDSEKKNLQAQLEVNQEDPKSKSINSEPPNNNQFGLSEGDKDCIHKRCREAMEDGIVQVKELQRQLQRLRKQQEELEERNEELEALLGEAQNSSKEERHRHEGELEGLHRRIKGLEAELKKYVAPEKIMKNGEDVKATESYLQLHLRDSSQERLALLEARLTEEKDWRKQLEVDLSAAQAALKKDKEALQISEQERKKLRLEVNSRQMECQQGKTIIKSLTQVKGEKAVLEEKVAQMERAQSRLHSELQSYKDSNRTQGDLKENRHQMEQLQEQADRLTAELSSLHTAHSTLREEMVTERLQTAELQARLSFSVQEKLTAEGEKERLKLEIQRLKEQLKWHEEQLSSSKEALMSRKEPELHTAHVESRLSPVERTKDEYSDQLVVFRQELNQIQSKSEEERQLASQHQLALQAQVNEAQAHIKSQDLVLSQKGEEAKQMKQDLQRAQSLFSSAERELRYEKEKNMDVKKHNTLLDQEKLKLCAELKQVQTKLIQVEQGLQSQVADCEHQQQKIRELELDLARNSTTRSTTTSLQEELQAERARLIAADKKVLELQQQLKNAQHQLRVEEARAGESSRLERDSRDLSDTLSALRAKQQEEHITRKLLEQREEELQQQLRSLRLTEASMTRTNAELSHRAQQLETRLAILEAELSKAREEARESQKSRKKMQEDLGSSQQECDRLQGELQQVLLQLDSYVRKYNEKQSQHKSKLRQAKQIFLKATAQRDRIIQKLENDLVLASSLSHKEKERINTVTEENEKLLEERRELLRKINEAEEMGSKGMRSASTAQYRVNVLEMENRQLQDRTLKLSNQVSSLERALRNVQSYYSVENVKKVLPSEKLCDGILHTSSLSLTSGSCDPLDILDAICRVKVEDRLVEATQGSVSAHQPSEQGYLNVTSPLAPPDTKGTEESTNDTDQGMQFRRKILDTVIK from the exons ATGACCATGGATCATGACAAG GTACGAACAGAGGGTGATAGCGGCCCTCTGGGGGCCAGTGTTGAGAAGCAGCAGTGCCAACTCTGTCAGCAGCTGCTCGACAGTGAGGCAAAGCTGCAGTCTAGCATCCAGGAGCTGCAGACCATACGTACCCAGCAGGCCAATGAGATGCAGGAG GTGGAGAGCTATGTTGCACATATTCGTGGGCTACTGGAAGAGCGTGAATGTCTGACAGCTGATTATGAGAGAGACAATGAACACTTGAGACAAGACCTTCACCGGATCAGACAACAACAGG AGAGTCAGAGCAAGGAGCTGGCAGAGATGTTGGCTCAGGAGGACCTTGGGGAAATTGGTTTGAGCAGTCCCAGTGAGCAAGTGGCTTACTTACTGGTGGAGAGGGCCACTTTACTGGAGAGGCTGGAGGCAGTTGAAAGGAGACTGGAGGGTCAGAGCCTCACTGACGACCTAAGGGAGGTTCATCACCAG GAACATATCCGCCACACGATGGGGGAGGAGCTGAGGCAGCAGAGGGATGATATGCAGAACACAATAGATAACATAAAG GCACACAGCGAGGAGATTTCCCGTGAGAAAAATGAGCGCCAGCGACTGGAGCGAGACCTTGAAGAAGCATCCAGGAGGCTGGCAATGGCTCATCAGGATATCCGCAGACTCACCAATGAGCTGGATGCTGCCACGAACAACAACTTGGATCCAAGTG ATATGATGAAGCTGCAGCGAGCCAAAGAGCAAAATGACAGACTCGATGTAGAGAACAGAGCTCTGAGAGAGAGGGTTCGCACTTTAGACTCTGAAAAGAAAAACCTCCAGGCTCAG TTGGAAGTCAACCAAGAGGATCCAAAGTCCAAGAGCATTAACAGTGAACCACCGAACAACAATCAGTTTGGCTTGTCAGAAGGAGACAAAGACTGCATTCACAAACG gtGTCGTGAGGCAATGGAAGACGGAATTGTACAGGTGAAAGAGCTGCAACGGCAACTCCAAAGGCTCCGCAAGCAACaagaagagctggaggagaggaacGAGGAGCTGGAGGCTCTGCTAGGGGAGGCCCAAAACTCCAGCAAGGAGGAGAGACACCGCCATGAGGGAGAACTGGAAGGACTACACAGGAGG ATTAAAGGCCTGGAGGCAGAGCTGAAGAAATATGTAGCCCCAGAAAAAATTATGAAGAATGGAGAAGATGTAAAAGCCACTGAATCCTACTTACAACTG CACCTAAGAGACAGCAGTCAGGAGAGACTGGCACTGCTCGAGGCTCGTCTGACAGAAGAGAAGGATTGGAGGAAACAGCTGGAAGTAGACCTCAGTGCTGCCCAGGCCGCCCTCAAAAAAGACAAGGAG GCTTTGCAGATCAGTGAGCAAGAGCGGAAGAAGCTAAGACTCGAGGTCAACAGCCGTCAGATGGAATGCCAACAAGGGAAAACCATCATCAAGAGCCTCACTCAAGTCAAAGGGGAGAAGGCCGTTCTGGAGGAAAAG GTGGCTCAGATGGAGCGTGCCCAGAGCCGGCTGCATAGCGAGCTGCAAAGCTACAAGGATAGTAATCGGACCCAGGGGGACCTCAAGGAAAATAGGCATCAGATGGAGCAGCTGCAGGAGCAGGCCGACAGGCTGACTGCTGAACTCAGCAGCCTCCATACAGCACACAGCACCTTGAG ggAAGAGATGGTTACTGAGCGGCTGCAGACGGCCGAGCTCCAGGCCAGGCTGAGCTTCAGCGTTCAGGAGAAGCTGACAgctgagggagaaaaagagagactgaAGCTGGAGATCCAGCGCCTTAAAGAGCAGCTCAAGTGGCATGAGGAGCAGCTGTCATCATCAAAGGAAGCACTTATGAGCAGAAAAGAGCCTGAACTGCACACAGCTCACGTAGAATCCAGGCTGAGTCCAGTGGAGAGGACCAAGGATGAGTACTCGGATCAG cTTGTAGTTTTCAGGCAGGAGCTGAACCAAATACAATCCAAGTCTGAGGAGGAGCGTCAGCTGGCATCACAGCACCAACTGGCCCTGCAGGCTCAGGTCAATGAAGCCCAGGCACATATCAAG TCCCAAGACTTAGTGCTGAGccagaaaggagaggaggccAAGCAGATGAAGCAGGACCTGCAGAGGGCACAGAGCCTTTTCAGTTCAGCAGAGCGAGAGCTGCGCTACGAGAAGGAGAAGAACATGGACGTGAAGAAACACAACACCCTGTTGGACCAGGAAAAACTAAAG CTTTGTGCGGAGCTGAAGCAGGTCCAGACCAAGCTGATCCAGGTGGAGCAGGGCCTCCAGTCTCAAGTGGCTGACTGTGAACATCAGCAGCAGAAAATCAGGGAACTAGAATTGGACCTTGCACGTAACTCAACAACCCGCAGTACCACCACTAGTTTGCAAGAGGAGCTGCAGGCGGAGAGGGCACGGCTGATTGCTGCTGACAAGAAG GTgttggagctgcagcagcagcttaaGAATGCCCAGCACCAGCTGCGCGTGGAGGAAGCTCGGGCAGGCGAGAGCAGTCGTCTGGAGAGAGACAGCCGGGATCTGTCTGATACCTTATCAGCCCTCAGAGCcaagcagcaggaggagcacatCACCAG GAAGCTGTTAGAGCAGcgagaggaggagctgcagcagcagttgcGTTCCCTCAGGCTGACGGAGGCTTCTATGACCCGGACAAATGCAGAGCTCAGCCACCGTGCTCAACAGCTGGAAACACGTCTGGCCATCCTGGAGGCTGAGCTTAGCAAGGCCAGAGAAGAG GCGAGAGAAAGCCAGAAGTCCAGAAAGAAAATGCAGGAAGACTTGGGGTCCAGTCAGCAGGAGTGTGACAGACTGCAGGGGGAGCTGCAGCAAGTTCTCCTACAGCTGGACTCGTATGTCAG GAAGTACAATGAAAAGCAGAGTCAGCATAAGAGCAAGCTGCGTCAGGCAAAGCAGATCTTCCTCAAGGCCACTGCACAAAGGGACCGCATCATCCAGAAACTGGAGAATGACCTGGTGCTGGCCTCCAGCCTCTCACACAAG gagaaggagaggatcaACACAGTGACAGAGGAGAATGAAAAGcttttggaggagaggagggagcttTTGCGGAAGATAAACGAGGCAGAAGAGATGGGGAGCAAAGGCATGAGGAGCGCCTCCACTGCTCAATACAG AGTCAACGTCTTGGAAATGGAAAACAGACAACTCCAGGATCGAACCCTAAAGCTCtccaatcaagtcagctcacTGGAGCGTGCCCTGAGGAACGTCCAGTCATACTACAGTGTTGAG AATGTAAAGAAAGTTCTCCCTTCTGAGAAGCTCTGCGATGGCATCCTGCACACGTCTTCACTCAG TCTGACCTCGGGTTCATGTGACCCGCTGGACATCCTGGATGCAATCTGTCGAGTGAAGGTGGAAGACCGTTTGGTGGAGGCTACTCAAGGGTCTGTCTCAGCACACCAACCATCAGAGCAGGGCTACCTGAATGTCACCTCCCCATTGGCTCCTCCAGACACTAAGGGAACAGAGGAGAGCACTAATGACACTGACCAG ggcATGCAATTCAGGAGAAAGATTTTGGATACTGTTATCAAGTAA